A single region of the Halobacterium wangiae genome encodes:
- a CDS encoding AMP-binding protein codes for MDSLDEVDEVVHRPTREFVESTNVWAFMQAHDIADYDELIERTTTDLDWFWGELPDYLGLDFHEEFDQVRDETDGPQFTEWYPGAELNVAHNTVDRHAATDSPDRNRVACIWEGEPGEVREVTYHELHRQANKVANALTERGIGEGDTVGLYMPMVPEVQSILYGVFKVGAIAVPIFSGFGVDATATRIADSECSVLFTGDGFYRRGDPITLKQTADEAIEQAGHVEHTIVYDRLGSSDPEADLDIPWDDGRDEWWADAVETQDDEFETRVMDASDPCMLLYSSGTTGKPKGIVHTHAGALVQPAKEIHFGFDQKPADRFFWVSDIGWMMGPWTLIGNHAFGGTVVMYEGAPDHPEPDRFWELIDRHGVTQFGISPTAIRALRKYGDEWLDGHDLSSLRLLGSTGEPWDPESWQWFYEHVGGSEAPIVNISGGTEVFGCFLMPMPIQELKPCTLGGPGLGMDIDIVDEGGDSIKDEHERGYLVARSSNPAMTKSLWSGDERYLREYWSHFEGVWNHGDWAQQDDDGFWFLHGRADDAINVAGRKVGPAEVEGALIDHEAVNQAAAVGVPDDTTGEAVVAYVILEDRESPSDALAEELRAHVGEELGKPFRPREVLFVDAFPKTQSGKIIRRAIEGAYTGENIGDLSSIENPDALEALRDAS; via the coding sequence ATGGATTCGCTCGACGAAGTGGACGAAGTCGTCCACCGGCCGACCCGGGAGTTCGTCGAGTCCACGAACGTCTGGGCGTTCATGCAGGCCCACGACATCGCGGACTACGACGAACTCATCGAGCGCACGACGACCGACCTCGACTGGTTCTGGGGCGAACTCCCCGACTACCTCGGCCTCGACTTCCACGAGGAGTTCGACCAGGTGCGCGACGAGACCGACGGCCCACAGTTCACGGAGTGGTACCCTGGCGCGGAACTGAACGTCGCGCACAACACCGTCGACCGGCACGCCGCGACCGACTCACCGGACCGCAACCGGGTCGCCTGCATCTGGGAGGGCGAACCCGGCGAGGTGCGGGAGGTCACGTACCACGAACTCCACCGCCAGGCGAACAAGGTCGCCAACGCCCTGACCGAGCGCGGCATCGGCGAGGGCGACACCGTCGGCCTCTACATGCCGATGGTCCCGGAGGTGCAGAGCATCCTCTACGGCGTCTTCAAGGTTGGTGCCATCGCCGTCCCCATCTTCTCCGGGTTCGGCGTCGACGCCACGGCCACCCGCATCGCGGACAGCGAGTGCTCGGTGCTGTTCACGGGCGACGGCTTCTACCGCCGCGGCGACCCCATCACGCTGAAGCAGACCGCCGACGAGGCCATCGAGCAGGCCGGTCACGTCGAACACACCATCGTCTACGACCGGTTGGGATCCAGTGACCCCGAGGCCGACCTCGACATCCCGTGGGACGACGGTCGCGACGAGTGGTGGGCCGACGCCGTCGAGACGCAGGACGACGAGTTCGAGACGCGCGTGATGGACGCCAGCGACCCCTGCATGCTCCTCTACTCGTCGGGCACGACGGGGAAGCCGAAGGGCATCGTCCACACGCACGCCGGCGCACTCGTCCAGCCGGCCAAGGAGATCCACTTCGGCTTCGACCAGAAGCCAGCCGACCGCTTCTTCTGGGTGAGCGACATCGGCTGGATGATGGGTCCGTGGACGCTCATCGGCAACCACGCGTTCGGCGGTACCGTCGTGATGTACGAGGGGGCGCCCGACCACCCCGAACCCGACCGATTCTGGGAGCTGATCGACCGCCACGGCGTCACCCAGTTCGGCATCTCGCCGACCGCCATCCGTGCGCTCCGCAAGTACGGCGACGAGTGGCTCGACGGCCACGACCTCTCCTCGCTGCGCCTGCTCGGCTCCACGGGCGAGCCGTGGGACCCCGAGAGCTGGCAGTGGTTCTACGAGCACGTCGGCGGGAGCGAGGCGCCCATCGTCAACATTTCCGGCGGGACTGAGGTGTTCGGCTGCTTCCTGATGCCGATGCCCATCCAGGAGCTCAAACCCTGCACGCTCGGCGGGCCGGGCCTGGGCATGGACATCGACATCGTCGACGAGGGCGGAGACTCCATCAAGGACGAACACGAACGCGGCTACCTCGTCGCTCGCTCCTCGAACCCGGCGATGACGAAGTCGCTGTGGAGCGGCGACGAGCGCTACCTCAGGGAGTACTGGTCGCACTTCGAGGGCGTCTGGAACCACGGCGACTGGGCGCAGCAGGACGACGACGGCTTCTGGTTCCTCCACGGCCGCGCCGACGACGCCATCAACGTCGCAGGCCGGAAGGTCGGCCCCGCGGAGGTCGAGGGCGCGCTCATCGACCACGAGGCCGTCAACCAGGCCGCTGCGGTGGGCGTCCCCGACGACACCACCGGCGAGGCGGTCGTCGCCTACGTCATCCTCGAGGACCGCGAGTCACCCAGTGACGCGCTCGCCGAGGAACTGCGCGCCCACGTCGGCGAGGAACTCGGCAAACCGTTCCGGCCACGCGAGGTGCTGTTCGTCGACGCGTTCCCGAAGACGCAGTCTGGGAAGATCATTAGGCGCGCCATCGAGGGCGCCTACACGGGCGAGAACATCGGCGACCTCTCCAGCATCGAGAACCCGGACGCCCTCGAAGCCCTGCGAGACGCCTCCTAG